In Candidatus Hydrogenedentota bacterium, a single window of DNA contains:
- a CDS encoding ABC transporter permease, whose translation MNFQRTWAIARKEFLHVVRDPRSLGMAIAMPMLMLLLFGYALTLDVDRVPLVVWDQSGTKASREFLSHFTGSRYFSLRGYVDTYADIERIIDNREALLAMVIPRDFSEQIEAGKRVPVQLIADGSDSNTATIAMGYAKAITEAYNQQVMLHQIQRFGITPPRQPLDVRARVWYNADLESRNFIVPGLIAVIMSIIGAMLTSLTIAREWERGTMEQLISTPVRSPELLFGKLIPYFGVGMCDVVLAMLMGRFLYHVPLRGSVVLLFATAMIFLTVAATQGMIFSILAKNQLLASQLALMGTFLPAFLLSGFAFAISNMPIALQYVTYIVPARYFVVILKGIYLKGVGVSLLWGDIALLIVFATLLLIVANVAFRKKLT comes from the coding sequence ATGAACTTCCAGCGGACATGGGCCATCGCACGAAAAGAGTTCCTGCACGTCGTGCGCGATCCCCGCAGCCTTGGAATGGCTATCGCCATGCCGATGCTCATGCTCCTGCTTTTCGGCTATGCACTGACCCTGGACGTCGACCGCGTACCTCTTGTCGTCTGGGATCAGAGCGGCACGAAGGCCAGCCGTGAATTCCTCTCGCACTTCACGGGCTCGCGCTATTTCTCGCTTCGCGGCTATGTTGATACCTATGCAGACATTGAACGCATCATCGACAATCGCGAAGCGCTTCTCGCGATGGTCATTCCCCGCGATTTCTCAGAGCAAATCGAGGCGGGCAAGAGAGTCCCCGTGCAACTCATCGCCGATGGCAGCGACTCGAATACCGCCACCATTGCCATGGGATACGCCAAGGCCATCACCGAAGCGTACAACCAGCAGGTTATGCTGCACCAGATCCAACGATTCGGCATCACGCCGCCGCGTCAGCCCCTTGACGTTCGTGCCCGCGTCTGGTACAACGCAGACCTCGAATCGCGCAACTTCATCGTACCCGGTCTCATTGCCGTCATCATGAGCATCATTGGCGCGATGCTGACCTCGCTCACCATTGCCCGTGAGTGGGAACGCGGCACTATGGAGCAACTCATCTCCACGCCGGTGCGTTCTCCTGAATTACTCTTCGGCAAACTCATTCCCTACTTTGGCGTAGGCATGTGCGATGTCGTCCTCGCGATGCTCATGGGCCGCTTTCTGTACCATGTCCCGCTGCGCGGAAGTGTCGTGTTGCTCTTCGCCACGGCAATGATCTTCCTTACCGTGGCGGCCACGCAGGGCATGATCTTCAGCATTCTCGCAAAGAACCAACTCCTGGCAAGTCAGCTTGCCCTGATGGGAACTTTCCTTCCCGCCTTCCTGCTGTCAGGATTCGCATTCGCGATTTCAAACATGCCGATTGCGCTTCAATACGTAACCTACATCGTGCCGGCCCGATACTTCGTTGTCATTCTGAAAGGGATCTATCTCAAGGGGGTCGGCGTTTCCTTGCTGTGGGGCGACATCGCGCTTCTCATAGTCTTCGCCACTTTGCTTTTAATCGTTGCCAACGTCGCCTTCAGGAAGAAACTGAC
- a CDS encoding ABC transporter ATP-binding protein, giving the protein LTVMENIDFYADIYGVPRRGRTEKVDRLLAFSNLTPFKKRLAGNLSGGMKQKLGLACALIHTPKVLFLDEPTNGVDPVSRRDFWRILYSLLREKVTIFVSTAYLDEAERCNRLGLMHEGRLFAVGSPDEVKTHLEGVLIELHIDEPRAAIRVLRDALPGDNVGLFGDRIHVLTADADRSAARARDACAQAALELRGIRPIEPSLEDVFVSVLNRKAQEAGHGVSTR; this is encoded by the coding sequence CTGACGGTGATGGAGAATATCGATTTCTACGCAGACATCTACGGCGTGCCACGTCGCGGGCGCACCGAGAAAGTCGACCGGTTGCTTGCCTTCAGCAACCTCACTCCATTTAAGAAACGCTTGGCAGGCAACTTATCTGGCGGCATGAAGCAGAAGCTTGGCCTCGCGTGCGCGCTCATCCACACGCCCAAAGTCTTGTTTCTCGACGAACCCACCAACGGCGTCGATCCCGTATCGCGTCGTGACTTCTGGCGCATTCTCTACTCATTGTTGCGTGAGAAAGTCACCATCTTCGTTTCGACAGCCTATCTCGACGAAGCCGAACGCTGTAATCGCTTGGGCCTTATGCACGAAGGAAGACTCTTCGCCGTAGGTTCGCCCGATGAGGTTAAGACACACCTTGAGGGCGTTCTGATCGAACTCCACATTGACGAACCCCGTGCCGCAATCCGAGTGCTGCGCGATGCCCTCCCCGGCGACAACGTCGGGTTGTTTGGCGACCGCATTCACGTACTTACTGCCGACGCCGATCGCTCTGCGGCGCGCGCGCGGGACGCGTGTGCACAAGCGGCGTTAGAGCTGCGTGGGATTCGTCCCATTGAACCGTCGCTGGAAGACGTCTTCGTGTCGGTGCTGAACCGCAAGGCGCAGGAGGCCGGCCATGGCGTTTCGACACGCTAA
- a CDS encoding ABC transporter ATP-binding protein: MAFRHAKQPTVVGWDDTKAVVVTDLERRFGHFVAVNKVSFSVPKGKVFGFLGPNGAGKSTTIRMLCGILAPSGGAGMVAGLDIRKETEQIKNRIGYMSQRFSLYEDLTVEENIDFYSGIYRIPPEKKGPRKEWVVEMAGLKDHRRSRTGNLSGGWKQRLALGCAVLHEPPIIFLDEPTSGVDPTSRRQFWELIYALSDRGVTVFVTTHYMDEAEYCDELVLIYRGEIIASGTPRHLKTDIMREQVVDVRCDRPHDAMEIIEPLDGVKEVALFGNGLHAVAEEGADIVESIRTTLAQRGFHAKQVESIIPSLEDVFVSLVEAHDRAEAPQAEVKG, encoded by the coding sequence ATGGCGTTTCGACACGCTAAACAGCCCACCGTCGTTGGTTGGGACGATACCAAAGCCGTCGTCGTCACAGATCTGGAACGCCGGTTCGGGCACTTTGTCGCTGTAAACAAGGTGAGTTTCTCCGTACCCAAAGGGAAAGTCTTCGGGTTCCTGGGTCCAAACGGAGCCGGTAAGTCCACCACCATTCGCATGCTATGTGGCATCTTGGCCCCCAGCGGCGGCGCGGGCATGGTGGCGGGGCTCGATATCCGCAAGGAAACGGAACAGATCAAGAATCGTATCGGGTATATGAGCCAACGATTTTCGCTCTATGAAGACCTCACCGTCGAAGAGAATATCGATTTCTATTCGGGCATTTACCGAATTCCGCCCGAAAAGAAGGGACCGCGCAAAGAGTGGGTTGTGGAAATGGCCGGTCTCAAAGACCATCGTCGATCCCGCACGGGAAACCTCTCCGGTGGTTGGAAACAGCGACTGGCTTTGGGCTGCGCCGTGCTCCATGAACCTCCGATTATCTTCCTGGACGAACCTACTTCCGGTGTAGACCCCACAAGCCGCCGCCAGTTCTGGGAACTCATCTACGCACTCAGCGATCGAGGAGTCACCGTGTTCGTCACCACGCACTACATGGATGAAGCCGAGTATTGCGACGAACTCGTTCTCATCTATCGCGGTGAAATCATTGCCAGCGGCACGCCGCGCCATCTCAAGACCGACATCATGCGCGAACAGGTTGTAGACGTCCGATGCGATCGTCCACACGACGCCATGGAAATTATCGAACCTCTCGACGGCGTGAAGGAGGTCGCGTTGTTCGGCAACGGACTACACGCAGTGGCCGAGGAGGGAGCCGATATCGTCGAATCCATCCGAACCACGCTCGCGCAACGCGGCTTTCACGCGAAGCAAGTGGAATCAATCATTCCATCGCTGGAGGACGTCTTCGTTTCGCTGGTGGAAGCCCATGACCGCGCCGAAGCGCCGCAAGCGGAGGTGAAGGGATGA